Sequence from the Helianthus annuus cultivar XRQ/B chromosome 13, HanXRQr2.0-SUNRISE, whole genome shotgun sequence genome:
gggggtcgaaaacgtatataccaaaaaatttatatacgaaagctacatacataacactactgagcgaaaagttcgggaggTCGGACGCCCTCCCGACCCCTTCTAACCTGCGCCACTGGTTTTAATAAGAGAACTATTAAAATCGTATAAATACTTTTACAACCAGAGAACTATTAACCGTTACACATTTTTTTAAAGAGACGTTATGATATTGATATAGAGAAAAATGTCCTTAAAAGAAGCAATAACGATTATGACAAATGGCCTTATGTACCATCTATGTCGCATTATTTTTTTCCACTTTGTTCAAATATAATCACATAAAAAATAGCTATttcataacaacaacaaccatacccagtaaattcTCCAAATAGCAAGCTAATGGTAGGATCTGGGAAGGGTGGGATATAGAcaaaccttacctctatccctAGGGACAGAGAGAGGCCGCTTCCAGATAGACCCCCGACACTAGTAACAAGACATAGACATGACCAAATAGCTGACCTAAGGTTGTGGATGGACAAAATAGTAAGGTAGAAACATACAGAGAAGTCATAAGACCACAAATCGCCGTTCAATTTATATCAAAGGAAAAATCTTTTTCAAAGGATATAAAGCAATCGCCATACATTGTTATGTAGACACAGGGGCAAGTCTTTGTTTAGCAAGCAAACACATAATTCCTAATGACCTATGGGAAAATACTCCCAAAGATATTAAGGTAATAGTTGCTAACAAGGAAGTCATTAAGTTAAATAAGGTTTGTAGGAACCTTGTCATCTATTTTTCTGGTGAACCATTTACCATTCCTACTATCTACCAACAAGATTCAGGTATGGATTTACTTCTAGGAAATAATTTCTGTCAACTTTATGGACCTTTCACTCACAGAGAAGTCATAAGACCACAAATCGCCGTAGCTGCAGAAAGATAATCACATGCAAATAGGAACTCTAAGCCCCTACAAATCAATCAAATTAGGACCCCCCCCCAtcccctctctctctcaaaaGTCCTTAACCATAATCCTATGTCTCCATAGACCCCTATCATGTACCATGTCCGCAGAGAGGTGCAACTCTACCAAATCCTGCGTAATCTGCTCATCCCAAGTAATTTTGGGCCTACATCTACTCCTCCCTTCCACAGTCAAGGATTCCACTGCTCTAACTGGCGCTGTCAACTGTCTCCTCTTAgtccaaaccatctcaatctccccttCTGTATCTTATCCGATATACTAGCCACTCCTAACCTTTCCCTAAGAActtcatttcttatccgatcCAACCTTGTATGCCCACTCATCCATCTTAACATCCTCATCTCTGTTACTTCCATCTTACGCGCCTGTGTCTTCTTGATGGCTCAGTAGTCTGTTCCATACAACGTAGCAGGTCTAATTGCAACCATATAGAATTTCCTCTTTAATTTAGTTGGAAACCTCTTGTCGCACAATATCCTAGTGGCTACTCTCCACCTATACCATCCAGCTTGGATGCGATGAACTACATCATTATCTATCTCCCCATCACTTTGTACAAACGATCCTAGATATTTGAACTTAGTTGTCTGCGAAACCATTTGACCGTCAATGGTAATTTGAGTATCGTCTACGTCACCTGCTTCATTAAAATCACAGTAAAGATACTCGGTCTTAGAGCGACTAATCCTTAAACCCTTGCCTTCCAAAGCTGCTCGTCACTCCTCTAATCTCAAAATCAAGCATTGTTTCGTCTCCGCCACTAATACAATATCATCTGCGAAAAGCATGCACCATGGTACTGTCTCCTGAATCGATCTAGACAACTCATCCAATACTACTATAAAAAGAAACAGATTCAACGCAGATCCTTGGTGGAGTCCTACCTCCATAAGGAAAAAACCGGTATCCCCTACTGGCGTACGAACATTAGTTTTAGCCATAAAATACATATCCCTTATTATGTCTATATACTTCCTAGGAACCCCCTACCCTCCAATCTATCCAAATTAGTTCACGTGGCACATTGTCATATGCCTTTTCAAGGTCAATGAACACCATATGCAGATCCCGTTTTTTTCCTAATAATTTTCCATTAGTCTTCTTAGGATGTGTATCGCTTCTACTGTTGATCGTCCTGGCATGAAACCAAATTGATTTACCGTAACCTGAGTTTCTCTTCTAATTCTGGTCTCGATTACTCTCTCCCATAATTTCATAATATGACTTAACAGCTTAATCTCTCTGTAATTACCACAACCGTGGGCATCACCTTTGTTCTTATATAAAGGCACCACGACACTAGTCCTCCAGTGATCTGGCATCTTTCCAAACTTAAAAATAAGGTTGAACTAGGCAAGAGCAAATGGTATAAAATACCGATCCCATCCCGATCCCGATACCGATAATCCCGATCccgacatgtttcggtatcggAAACGGTATCCACATTTTGGttttttcggtatcggtacggtatgGCATCGGTAAAATACCGACTTTTACCCTCAAAATACCGATACTGTACCGAACCGACATGTTTCAGTATCGGTATCGGTATCAAGTATTCATGAAATTTCAGGATCGGGATTATCGGTATCGAGACGGGATCGGGACAGGATCggtatttgctcatccctagGTTGAACAAACCAGTAAACCATTGAACTCCTTCCTCTCCCAAACATTTCCACGCCTCTATCGGTATGTTGTCTAGACCAACTGCCTTAGCCCTTCCCATCTTCCTAAGTGCCACCCTCACTTCTCCCTGTGTGATACCCCGAAAATAGCAATTATTCCTCTGTTGGCTTTGGGCAACCGTGTTTTTGCTTTCTTGCAAGTTAGCCATTTGGTCATTGAAAAGATTGTGAAAGTAGGTTTGCCATCTCAACTTAATGGCATGTTCTTTAATTAAAGCACGTCCATCTTCTCTCTTTATAAACTTCACTGCTTTTATATCTTGTCTTCTACGCTCCCTAACTTTAGCAATCTTGAACATATCATGTTCCCCCTCATTTGTTTCCAAGCgttcatactgtcacacccccaaaagccacctgcggataacacccgcttcgagggcgtgactgaccaggatccagccacccaTTATACTGAATAGTTAAATTGATaataaaaagtaatacttactaaccataagattagcaaatatcaagttcagagtttaaggtttcaagttcaaacagtaataagtagcggaagcataaataaatagttttaaacagtgttcataaggtaagcatgataaatgcccaacacacgggcagacgaccactacacatcccaagcagctgctccagtcactggccacctgcaaagcatgcagtaaggggtcaacaataatgctgagtgagttcactagttgtccagttttaattaccaaaaacttgtttcaccagttaatttacccgtttatacatgctatggggagctaccccaaaagttagcgactaaactgtttttccaataccgaacactaggtaaccgtttgcgtttccgcaggatgccccgatgtcaatgttctatcatcattgacggatgcctgagtacattagttcacgaccgatcccataccatggcacggtgtgaggctggtaagacctaaatagcgctatcaactaataacccgttcgcctggcaccggcgactaatcggtattatgtagtagggacttgagtgatagagttgcgtttagtgccgttggttgcattccgtataaacagtaattaactaaaaaggtttcccaatacaagggaagataaagtaagtttgttcccaataactagggaaggaatgtagacggtatcccctttacaaggggatagggttgttttagtctcgtgtcccaaaccaccgggaagcatgcttttaagttgtgaactcaccttgggttgctcggtatgatacgttacttggttaagtatgttggtcaccacgtcctaacatggttaccaagtatgggtcaagtcgggtacaagtaaacacatagtgaacacgtatggcaatacatatagcgaacacgtataacatgcgaatacacaaacagttggggtattgggcctaaacagtaacagttacacaagcagtccagttaacagataatccaacaagttctttggcccaataacagcccagtcgagacaaaggtgactcgcaaccaaggttgcgactcgcaaccgaggtctcggttcgtcacgttttgattacgagtcgcaaccagagattacgactcgcaaccgggaggtctcgacaaatcctgctgtggtctcgagtagcaaccaaaggttgcgactcgcaaccgatgattacgtgcacatgaagaccttctagaacctgtcaccttgtacgaaccaatagaaatgcattttcatgaaacaaaTACGTACTATCCACTAATAttgcataaacatgtttgtttgtctattTCGTGCACAAATCAGATCAAAACCAACATTTTTAAAATATTTCCATGGCATTCAAGCTGTTCATCAAATTCAAGCAACATTCATAAAACATTCAAGCCCCATTTATCGCAATCCAACCCAAACCTCCTACATACTTTTCGGACAATATCACAACAAGATTTAAACCCAAACATTTATGTATAACCCTTTAACCAAATCCTTAACAACATTCGGATAACAAAACCCATCAACCTAAACAATATAACACATCCTATTATTTATTATCATGATCCGAAACATATAACCATCGACCTAACCAAGCATCTAACCAAGCATTTTAGCAATCGGAAAGCACTCTATTTTCTCAAACAAGAGTAACTATCATCAACTACATAACCAACAATCATGCAAGCATTACAAGGCAATTAATCAATATTGAGCAACAAACACTTAGTGAAcataataacactaaccggtAGAGATTCAAGGTGTGTGGGTACGATGGATCGATGAGTGAGCTTCCGGTTGGTGGTTCCGAGCTAAAGCCGAGgatgttcttgatgttggttgaacccgagaagaaggagagggattgtagtgttgtgctagggttttagggtttagtgaagaaggaggagtgagtgagagagagagagtgttgtaaaaatggttaagggaggggagggttggtttatataatgtaccgagttgggctagggggttctcggtcacaaggccctaaccggcccaactgctactgttcactcgagaccgggcatggtctcgagtcgggtttcggctcctatatatatatataacacatatataaatatatctatACGTACATGTATGCACACAACACACAATAATGAGCAATTTAATTCATAATTTTTCACTTAATAGTttacgtacacacatgttacatcgaaaggttgtccgggaaaatccgaagtgtcacattatccccaagttttaggaactttcgtcccgaaagttaaggcagccactgtcaagctagtgtaagtgaaagcgtttcaacggggtgtcacatcatccccccgttagtttggaatttcgtcccgaaattcgttcgtagcttcagtgctggggttttcgtttgggaacaactggggatacttgtgcttcatctggtcttcccgctcccaggtatactctgggccacgtcgcgagttccaacggactcgtacaagaggtatctggctacgtttgaggattttgatctctcgatccgtgatctcaatcggttcctcagtaaagtgtagctgttcgtcaatagtcaaTTCCTTataaggaatcacaagtgtttcatccgacaaacacttcttcaggttggatatgtggaaaacgttgtgtaccgcactcagttcttcaggcaggttcaatctataagcaaccttaccgattttctcggtaatttcgaatggtccaatatatcgcggattaagcttgccccgtttaccaaagcgaaccacacccttccagggtgagactttaagtagaacccggtcaccgacctggaattccaatggtttcctacgcttatcagcgtagctcttctgacggtcacgagctgccgccatgcgttgtctgatctgggcaatcttttccgttgtatctaccaccatctctgggcccgtgatttgactatcaccgatttctgcccagcagagaggtgaccggcatttacgaccgtacaatgcctcaaaaggtgctgcctgaatactagtgtggtagctgttgttgtaagagaactctactagcggtagatgcttctcccaattcttgccaaaatcgatcacacacgctctaagcatgtcttctagggtttggatggtgcgttcagactgtccatccgtttgcgggtgataagcggtgctcatgtccaaacgtgagccaaaggatttgtgcatagcttgccacaattccgaagtaaaacgagcgtctcggtcggaaataattgaggttggcactccgtgcctcgaaactacttcctttaagtaaacttccgccaaggtagaaaacttgtccgtttccttaatagccaggaagtgcgcggacttggtcaatcgatctactattacccaaatagcattatttccgcgttgggacctaggtagccctgtaacaaaatccatggaaatttgctcccatttccatttcgggatttcgggttgttggagtagacctgctggcttctggtattctgtcttgactctggcgcaagtcaaacatttgctgacgtatgttgctatgtgggccttcataccaggccaccaatatgtagtcttcaagtcgtggtacatcttgtccgaaccggGATGTACGGAatagcgggatttgtgggcttcatccatcacgagttcacgcaaatccccatagagagggacccaaatgcgccctgttacatagtaagcaccatcttctttctgttctagttgctgtctcgaccctcgcagggactcagccctgatgtttcccggcttcaatgcttcaacttgagcatttcgaatctgggtagggaggttagactggatggtaagttgcaatgctcgcacgcgctttggtatggtgtcctttcggctgagggcgtctgccacgacattggccttgcccggatggtatttgatggcgcattcgtagtcattcaagagttcgacccatcgacgttgtcgcatgttcaattccttttgcctaaagatatgctcgaggctcctgtgatcggtgtagatagtgcacttggtaccgtacaggtaatgtctccatatcttaagagcaaaaactactgctcccagttccaagtcgtgcgtagtgtagtttctttcatgtgtcttgagttgtcgtgaggcgtaggcaataactttctcgcgttgcatcaacacgcaaccgagcccatgaatagacgcatcgcagtaaaccacaaagtcgtcagtaccttccggcaacgagagaataggagcgctgcagaggttatccttaagcctctgaaaagcagattcctgtgcttcattccacttgtaggcgacgcctttctgagtgagagttgtgaggggttgtgcaatccttgagaatccctgaatgaatctgcggtagtagcctgccaaacccaagaattggcgaacttcagtgggggtcttaggtgtaggccagttctttattgatTCGACCTTAgctggatcaacatgaattccgttcttattaactacatgtccgaggaaatggacttctcgaagccagaagtcgcacttcgagaacttggcgtacagctgctcgttgcgaaggagttccagaataaggcgtaggtgtcgttcatgctcttcttgacttttcgagtagatcaggatgtcgtcgataaacacaatcacgaatttatcgaggtaaggcttacatacgcggttcataagatccatgaacactgccggcgcgttggtcatcccaaaaggcatgacgaggaactcgtaatgaccataacgagtcctgaatgcagtcttggaaatatcttcattacgaactctcagctgatgatagcctgatcgtaggtcaatctttgaatagtagctcgatccttgcaactgatcgaataggtcgtcgatgcgcgggagagggtaacgattcttgatggtaaccttgttcaactcacgatagtcgatgcacattcggaatgtgccatccttcttcttgacaaagagcactggggctccccagggtgatgaactaggatggataaatcctttatccaatagttcctgtagttgcgtagagagttccttcagttctgcaggggctagacggtacggtgcacgagctatgggtgctgctccgggagctagctcgatttggaattcgacctgacggtgaggagggagtccaggtagttcctcaggaaatacctcgggatagtcgcgtactacaggaaaatcttcaatcctcttttccttttcgtgagtattggtgacgagtgctaggatagcggtgtgccctttttgtaaacacttctgggcttttaggagcgagataatgcctgtaacttctccacctttgttgccttggacgATGAGGGGCTGGCCAgtacgacgaggtatacgaaccgctttctcttgacagaggatctcagcgcgatgtttggataaccaatccataccaatgacaacatcgaagcttccaagtttgacagggaaaagatcgatactaaacgtgtggccagacaattctagcgtgcagtcgtggatcacatgcgtggcctcgatgttcttaccattagctatctcgacgatgtgcttagaacttaataatgcgggcgagtgcttaagtttcttactaatgcgaagggatacataactggcatcggcaccggaatcaaataacacagaaacataacgatcatcaagtaggaacttacccgccacgacgttgggatcgttccttgcttctccagctccaattacgaaagctcttccccttgcaccattcccagcattgttgttttgctcattgttcccagctccctggttgttgttgcgattctgattcagttcagggcaatccttacgcatgtgccctgttgccccacatttaaaacatgctctgttgtttccctgctgctgttgctgttggggttgttgctgattctgccttgctgggaactgacttctacaatccttggcttcgtgccccatcttgtggcatcgctgacactgacccttgttgcatgccccattgtggtgcctgttacacttgttgcacttagggtagtttccccggtagccaccctgttgctgagtgcctttgttgttgtcagttttcctttgctgaggtggggcttgagtagggttagcatccttgccctgatttccatcccactttcgtttaccatcactagaacttccttccacagcactgatccttttgggcaacctgccctcctccacggcctggttggtgagtttgtgggcaagacgaaccacaggtTGTATAGTAGGGAGGTTagccgaggttacatggctcctgatctctgggactaagcccttgatgtacaattcgatccttcggtacatgggtcgggacaagtttggacaaagagcagcgtagtcgttggacagcttggtgtaggtctcaatctctgacccaaccatcttgagttcatagtactcgtcctcgagtttgtggatgtcatccctgtgacaatactcttccttgatcatatccttaaaatcttcccatgcagtagcgtttgcagtctccaaaccaagcatttgaatttgcgccttccaccatgaaagtgcgcttccctctagagtaccagtagcaaacttcacccaattagc
This genomic interval carries:
- the LOC110900769 gene encoding uncharacterized protein LOC110900769; the protein is MFKIAKVRERRRQDIKAVKFIKREDGRALIKEHAIKLRWQTYFHNLFNDQMANLQESKNTVAQSQQRNNCYFRGITQGEVRVALRKMGRAKAVGLDNIPIEAWKCLGEEGVQWFTGLFNLGMSKYRSCPDPVSIPIIPILKFHEYLIPIPILKHVGSVQYRYFEGKSRYFTDAIPYRYRKNQNVDTVSDTETCRDRDYRYRDRDGIGDVDDTQITIDGQMVSQTTKFKYLGSFVQSDGEIDNDVVHRIQAGWYRWRVATRILCDKRFPTKLKRKFYMVAIRPATLYGTDY